CCACCGGGTGGAGGCGCTGGCCTTCCTGTTGCTCTCCGCCCGCTTGCGGGTGGGGGAGGTCTTGCGGAAGCACTGAATTCGCTTCGCTCGGGCCCTCGCCTAACCCCTCTCGCTCGCGGGAGGGGACTGTTTCCTCGATCCCGTTCACCCCTGCGCCACCTTGATATACTCCCGGATCGCCTCGCGCATTGCGACAGCATCGTCATGGCGCAAGCCAGGCAGGCTGACGCTCGCGCCATGATTTCCGGCGGTGTGCACGGTCAGTGTTGCAAGATCATAGCGCCGCATGATCGGTCCCTGATCGACATCAATATGCTGAACCCGGCCGAGCGGAACCACTGTATCGCTGTAAAAGAGATAGCCGCGTTCGACCCGCAGCCGGTCTTCGTCCAGCGCATAGCCCCAATGCCCATAGCGTCTGGCGGGCAGCACAAGCACGAACCAAGCGGTCA
This portion of the Sphingobium sp. genome encodes:
- a CDS encoding PH domain-containing protein yields the protein MDAKETLKPLDPAYIQVMRIGSALFAAIPLAGALILEFAQLTVTGLFIIPAVLLTAWFVLVLPARRYGHWGYALDEDRLRVERGYLFYSDTVVPLGRVQHIDVDQGPIMRRYDLATLTVHTAGNHGASVSLPGLRHDDAVAMREAIREYIKVAQG